One Bacillus amyloliquefaciens DSM 7 = ATCC 23350 DNA window includes the following coding sequences:
- the serS gene encoding serine--tRNA ligase, protein MIDTKVLRANFQEVKAKLIPKGEDLSDFDKFEELDEKRRELIGKVEELKGKRNEVSQQVAVLKREKKDADHIIKEMREVGEEIKKLDEELRTVETTLETILLSIPNIPHDSVPVGETEDDNIEIRKWGEAPAFSYEPKPHWDIADHLNILDFERASKVTGSRFVFYKGLGARLERALYNFMLDLHVDEYHYTEVIPPYMVNRTSMTGTGQLPKFEEDAFKIREEDYFLIPTAEVPITNMHRDEILSDDALPINYAAFSACFRSEAGSAGRDTRGLIRQHQFNKVELVKFVKPEDSYEELEKLTNQAERVLQLLELPYRVMSMCTGDLGFTAAKKYDIEVWIPSQDTYREISSCSNFEAFQARRANIRFRREAKGKPEHVHTLNGSGLAVGRTVAAILENYQQEDGSVVIPEVLRPYMGNKEVIKP, encoded by the coding sequence ATGATTGACACGAAGGTGCTGAGAGCCAATTTTCAAGAAGTAAAAGCGAAGCTCATTCCAAAAGGCGAAGACTTATCTGACTTTGATAAGTTTGAAGAGCTTGATGAAAAAAGAAGAGAGCTTATCGGGAAAGTAGAAGAGCTGAAGGGAAAACGCAATGAAGTTTCTCAGCAGGTCGCCGTTTTGAAGCGGGAGAAAAAAGACGCTGATCATATTATTAAAGAGATGCGTGAAGTAGGCGAAGAAATTAAGAAGCTTGATGAAGAGCTTCGCACGGTTGAAACGACACTCGAAACCATCCTTCTGTCTATTCCGAACATCCCGCACGATTCAGTGCCTGTCGGGGAAACAGAAGATGATAACATTGAAATTCGCAAGTGGGGAGAGGCACCGGCATTTTCTTATGAGCCGAAACCGCATTGGGATATCGCTGACCACCTGAACATTCTTGATTTTGAACGCGCTTCAAAAGTAACGGGAAGCCGGTTTGTGTTTTATAAAGGATTAGGGGCCCGTCTCGAACGCGCACTCTACAACTTTATGCTCGATCTTCACGTTGACGAATATCATTACACGGAAGTCATTCCTCCTTATATGGTAAACCGTACGAGCATGACAGGTACGGGGCAGCTTCCTAAATTTGAAGAGGATGCTTTTAAAATCAGGGAAGAGGATTATTTCTTAATTCCGACGGCGGAAGTGCCGATTACAAATATGCATCGCGATGAAATCTTATCCGATGATGCATTGCCGATCAATTATGCGGCGTTCAGCGCTTGCTTCCGTTCAGAAGCGGGATCTGCCGGCCGTGATACACGCGGTTTGATCCGCCAGCATCAATTCAACAAGGTTGAGCTTGTGAAATTCGTGAAGCCGGAAGATTCTTATGAGGAGCTTGAGAAATTGACAAATCAAGCTGAGCGGGTGCTTCAGCTGCTCGAACTTCCGTATCGTGTCATGAGCATGTGTACCGGTGATCTGGGCTTTACAGCTGCGAAAAAGTACGATATTGAGGTATGGATTCCAAGCCAAGACACATACCGTGAAATTTCTTCTTGCAGCAACTTTGAAGCGTTCCAGGCAAGACGAGCAAACATTCGATTCAGACGCGAAGCGAAAGGCAAGCCTGAGCATGTGCATACGTTAAACGGTTCAGGTCTGGCAGTCGGCAGAACAGTAGCTGCCATCTTGGAAAACTACCAGCAGGAAGACGGAAGTGTCGTCATTCCGGAAGTGCTTCGTCCTTATATGGGAAATAAAGAAGTCATCAAACCGTAA
- a CDS encoding glycerate kinase translates to MKVIIAPDSFKESMTSKEAADSIEKGFKAVFPDAEYIKIPVADGGEGTVQALTDATGGSIIKKTVTGPLGTPVIAAYGLLGDGRTAVIEMAEASGLHLVPRHLRDPLNTTTRGTGELIADAASRGASEIIIGLGGSATNDAGTGMASALGVRFLNEEGQEIPDGGGSLHTLASIDISGLSPDLKHIRIRAACDVENPLTGENGASYVFGPQKGASEETKMVLDSNLRHFADVLRRQHDIEADSVKGAGAAGGLGAGLIAFLQAELQRGIDVVLDTLSFSDQIKGADLVITGEGQIDGQTIFGKTPAGIAARASAQEIPVIALAGSLGKDFEHVYNRGITAVFSIVPGAVSLEDALESGRFNLESTARNVAALYQTAKKARL, encoded by the coding sequence ATGAAAGTCATAATTGCACCGGATTCTTTTAAAGAAAGCATGACATCAAAAGAAGCCGCCGACAGCATCGAGAAAGGATTCAAAGCGGTCTTCCCTGACGCGGAATATATCAAGATACCCGTGGCTGACGGCGGAGAAGGAACCGTTCAGGCTTTAACGGATGCCACCGGCGGAAGCATTATCAAAAAAACTGTGACCGGCCCGCTGGGAACACCGGTAATTGCCGCATACGGACTTCTGGGAGACGGGCGCACGGCAGTCATTGAAATGGCGGAAGCTTCGGGACTCCATCTCGTTCCCCGTCATCTCAGAGATCCGTTGAACACGACCACAAGAGGAACGGGTGAACTGATAGCAGATGCAGCTTCCCGCGGGGCGAGTGAGATCATAATCGGTCTTGGGGGAAGCGCCACCAATGACGCCGGGACAGGAATGGCGAGTGCGCTCGGTGTGCGTTTCTTAAATGAGGAAGGTCAGGAGATACCTGACGGCGGAGGCTCTTTGCACACCCTGGCTTCTATTGATATAAGCGGTCTCTCCCCTGACCTGAAGCACATTCGTATTCGTGCCGCCTGCGATGTCGAAAATCCCCTGACCGGCGAAAATGGGGCGTCATATGTCTTTGGCCCGCAAAAAGGGGCGTCCGAGGAGACAAAAATGGTATTGGATAGCAATTTGCGCCATTTCGCTGATGTATTGAGACGGCAACACGATATTGAAGCGGATTCTGTAAAAGGTGCGGGTGCCGCAGGAGGTTTAGGGGCAGGACTGATTGCCTTCTTACAAGCAGAACTTCAAAGAGGTATCGACGTTGTATTAGATACACTGTCCTTTTCAGATCAGATAAAAGGCGCTGACCTTGTAATCACCGGAGAGGGACAGATTGACGGACAAACGATATTCGGCAAAACCCCCGCGGGAATCGCCGCACGCGCATCCGCTCAAGAAATTCCCGTTATCGCATTGGCGGGTTCCTTAGGCAAAGACTTTGAACATGTATACAACAGAGGAATCACCGCTGTGTTTTCTATCGTGCCTGGCGCTGTAAGTCTTGAAGATGCTTTAGAATCAGGCCGTTTTAACCTTGAAAGCACAGCCCGGAATGTCGCCGCTTTATACCAAACAGCAAAAAAGGCGCGCCTCTAG
- the dck gene encoding deoxyadenosine/deoxycytidine kinase: MKDIHIPNNAIITVAGTVGVGKSTLTKALAKRLGFNTSLEEVDENPYLEKFYHDFERWSFHLQIYFLAERFKEQKNMFESGGGFVQDRSIYEDTGIFAKMHADKGTMSLTDYKTYTSLFEAMVMTPYFPHPDVLIYLEGDLENIIERIEKRGREMELQTNRAYWEEMYTRYEDWISGFNACPVLKVRIEDYDLEADEQSLEPLIEKISHVINENRKK, encoded by the coding sequence ATGAAAGATATTCACATTCCAAACAACGCCATTATAACAGTAGCGGGAACGGTAGGAGTCGGAAAATCGACTTTAACCAAAGCTTTAGCAAAACGCCTCGGGTTTAATACCTCACTTGAAGAAGTGGATGAAAACCCTTATTTAGAGAAGTTTTATCATGACTTTGAACGCTGGAGCTTTCATTTGCAAATTTATTTTCTGGCCGAGCGGTTCAAGGAGCAGAAAAACATGTTTGAATCAGGCGGAGGATTCGTGCAGGACCGTTCGATTTATGAAGATACAGGCATATTCGCAAAAATGCATGCCGATAAAGGAACCATGTCGCTGACAGATTACAAAACATACACAAGCCTTTTTGAGGCCATGGTCATGACGCCATACTTCCCGCATCCTGATGTTTTGATCTATTTAGAAGGCGATCTTGAAAACATTATAGAGCGGATTGAAAAGCGGGGCCGTGAGATGGAGCTGCAGACCAACCGTGCCTATTGGGAAGAGATGTATACGCGGTACGAGGACTGGATCAGCGGTTTTAACGCCTGCCCTGTGCTGAAAGTACGCATTGAAGATTATGATCTTGAAGCTGATGAACAGTCACTGGAACCTTTGATCGAAAAAATCAGTCACGTGATCAATGAAAACAGAAAGAAATAA
- a CDS encoding deoxynucleoside kinase produces the protein MNRAPFIAVEGPIGAGKTTLASMLSEELGFPMINEIVEDNPYLDKFYDNIEEWSFQLEMFFLCHRYKQLEDTDRDYLKQGQPVLSDYHIYKNVIFAERTLHGQKLEKYKQIYHLLTHDLPKPNVIVYIKASLPTLLQRIEKRGRPFEKNIEHQYLERLIADYDTAIRQLQEEDPDISVLTIDGDTEDFVLNKTDYERIARQVKELIK, from the coding sequence ATGAACAGAGCCCCTTTTATCGCGGTAGAAGGTCCTATCGGGGCAGGAAAAACGACACTCGCTTCTATGCTTTCTGAAGAGCTCGGTTTTCCTATGATTAATGAGATTGTGGAAGACAACCCGTATCTCGATAAGTTCTATGATAATATCGAGGAGTGGAGTTTTCAGCTTGAAATGTTTTTTCTCTGTCACAGGTATAAACAGCTTGAAGACACTGATCGGGATTATTTAAAACAAGGACAGCCCGTTTTGTCCGATTATCATATTTATAAAAATGTTATTTTCGCAGAACGCACATTGCACGGACAAAAGCTTGAGAAATATAAGCAGATTTATCATCTGCTCACTCACGACTTGCCGAAGCCGAATGTCATTGTATACATAAAGGCAAGCCTGCCGACATTGCTTCAACGCATCGAAAAACGCGGGCGCCCGTTTGAGAAAAATATCGAACATCAATATCTGGAACGTCTCATTGCAGATTACGATACCGCCATCAGACAGCTTCAGGAAGAAGATCCGGATATATCTGTACTGACTATTGATGGTGATACTGAAGACTTTGTTTTGAATAAGACAGACTATGAAAGAATTGCCCGTCAGGTAAAGGAGCTTATTAAATGA
- a CDS encoding glycoside hydrolase family 18 protein: MYVVKRGDTLSAIAARYRIAANVIAEANKLPNPNTLVVGQTLVIPIEGQYYEVRQGDTLAAIAGRFHISAAELARVNGIQLSSTVQVGTRLYIPEQTNKPDIESNAYIEPRGTSVSANLQQAAREASPYLTYLGAFSFQVQRNGTLKEPPLTNLKSIADRHNTTLMMIITNLENDAFSDELGRLILNDNTVKTKLFQEIVSTAKKHGFRDIHFDFEYLRPQDREAYNRFLREARTIFHREGWKISTALAPKTSATQAGKWYEAHDYRAHGEIVDFVVIMTYEWGYSGGPAQAVSPIGPVRNVIEYALTEMPSSKIVMGQNMYGYDWTLPFKQGTTAKAVSPQQAIALAARYKVDIQYNETAQAPFFRYTAENQKQHEVWFEDARSIQAKFNLIKELHLRGISYWKLGLSFPQNWLLLGDQFHIVKETFR; the protein is encoded by the coding sequence ATTTATGTAGTGAAACGGGGCGACACACTTTCTGCTATTGCGGCGCGCTACCGGATTGCCGCAAATGTCATTGCGGAAGCAAATAAACTGCCTAATCCCAATACATTGGTTGTCGGACAAACCCTTGTCATTCCGATCGAGGGACAATATTACGAGGTGAGACAAGGCGATACTCTTGCGGCAATCGCCGGCCGTTTTCATATATCGGCCGCGGAGCTTGCGAGGGTGAACGGAATTCAGCTCAGCTCCACAGTGCAAGTCGGGACCCGCCTGTATATTCCGGAGCAGACGAATAAGCCCGATATCGAATCAAATGCATATATAGAACCGCGGGGAACGAGCGTAAGCGCTAATCTGCAGCAGGCAGCAAGAGAGGCCTCACCTTATTTAACATACCTCGGCGCATTCAGTTTTCAGGTGCAGCGGAACGGGACTTTAAAAGAACCGCCCCTGACCAATTTAAAAAGTATCGCCGACAGGCACAACACCACATTGATGATGATCATCACCAACCTTGAAAATGACGCATTCAGCGATGAACTCGGGCGGCTCATCTTAAATGATAATACGGTGAAAACAAAGCTCTTTCAGGAAATCGTCTCCACGGCCAAAAAGCACGGCTTCCGCGATATTCATTTTGATTTCGAATATTTGCGTCCTCAGGACAGAGAAGCCTACAATCGTTTTTTACGTGAAGCGAGAACGATTTTTCATCGGGAAGGCTGGAAGATTTCAACGGCGCTTGCTCCGAAAACGAGTGCGACCCAGGCCGGCAAATGGTATGAAGCACATGACTATAGGGCACATGGAGAAATCGTCGATTTTGTCGTGATCATGACATATGAGTGGGGGTACAGCGGAGGCCCGGCTCAGGCCGTATCACCAATCGGCCCTGTAAGGAATGTCATTGAGTACGCGCTGACAGAAATGCCTTCTTCCAAAATCGTCATGGGACAGAACATGTACGGCTACGATTGGACACTGCCTTTTAAACAGGGAACGACAGCGAAAGCCGTCAGTCCTCAGCAGGCGATCGCTCTGGCCGCACGCTATAAAGTCGACATTCAATATAACGAAACCGCCCAGGCTCCCTTCTTTCGATACACGGCTGAAAATCAGAAACAGCATGAAGTATGGTTTGAAGACGCCCGCTCCATTCAGGCGAAATTTAATTTAATTAAAGAACTTCATTTAAGAGGAATCAGCTATTGGAAACTCGGCCTCTCCTTCCCGCAAAACTGGCTTTTGCTCGGAGATCAATTCCATATTGTGAAAGAGACGTTTCGTTAA
- a CDS encoding isochorismatase family cysteine hydrolase, producing the protein MTEPNNTALLIVDMINNFQFDMGERLAEKTKQIVPRILSLKKHAKQNNWPIIYINDHYGLWKADIDAIREECSNDISADIIEDISPQPDDYFLIKPKHSAFYETALHTLLTELKVNQLMITGIAGNICVLFTANDAYMREYSIAIPKDCTASNNDEDNDFALTMMENVLFAEITTEKQITSEK; encoded by the coding sequence TTGACTGAACCTAACAACACAGCCCTTCTGATTGTCGATATGATCAATAATTTTCAATTTGATATGGGCGAACGTCTTGCTGAAAAAACCAAACAAATTGTCCCCCGTATTTTATCATTAAAGAAGCATGCAAAACAAAACAACTGGCCGATTATTTATATTAATGATCATTACGGGCTTTGGAAGGCTGATATTGATGCCATCAGGGAGGAATGCAGCAATGACATAAGCGCCGACATTATAGAAGATATTTCACCTCAGCCGGATGATTATTTTCTGATTAAACCGAAGCATTCCGCATTTTACGAAACGGCGCTTCACACCCTTCTGACCGAATTAAAAGTGAATCAATTAATGATCACGGGGATTGCCGGTAATATTTGCGTGCTGTTCACGGCTAACGACGCTTATATGCGGGAATACAGCATTGCCATCCCGAAAGACTGCACCGCTTCCAATAACGACGAAGACAATGATTTCGCTTTGACCATGATGGAAAATGTACTCTTCGCGGAAATAACCACCGAAAAACAAATTACCTCCGAAAAATAA
- the tadA gene encoding tRNA adenosine(34) deaminase TadA, whose protein sequence is MNDEYYMREAIKEAKKAEAKGEVPIGAVLVLHDEIVARAHNLRETEQRSLAHAEMLAIDEACRKLGTWRLEDAVLYVTLEPCPMCAGAVVLSRVDKVVFGAFDPKGGCTGTLMNLLQEERFNHQAEVVSGVLEEECGEMLSAFFRKLRRQKKDKRKKLSD, encoded by the coding sequence ATGAATGATGAATATTATATGAGAGAAGCCATAAAAGAAGCGAAGAAAGCAGAAGCGAAAGGGGAAGTGCCGATCGGAGCCGTCCTTGTTCTGCACGATGAGATCGTGGCGCGGGCGCATAATCTGCGGGAGACGGAACAGCGCTCACTTGCCCACGCGGAAATGCTGGCGATAGACGAAGCGTGCCGCAAGCTGGGAACATGGAGACTTGAGGACGCCGTTCTTTATGTCACTTTAGAGCCGTGCCCGATGTGTGCGGGAGCCGTCGTGCTTTCCAGAGTCGATAAGGTCGTGTTCGGCGCATTTGATCCCAAGGGAGGCTGTACAGGAACGCTGATGAACCTTTTGCAGGAGGAACGGTTCAACCACCAAGCGGAAGTGGTGAGCGGAGTGCTCGAAGAAGAGTGCGGAGAAATGCTCAGCGCTTTTTTCAGAAAGCTGCGCCGGCAAAAGAAAGATAAGAGGAAAAAGTTGTCTGATTAG
- the dnaX gene encoding DNA polymerase III subunit gamma/tau yields MGYQALYRVFRPQQFEDVVGQEHITKTLQNALLQKKFSHAYLFSGPRGTGKTSAAKIFAKAVNCEHAPVEEPCNECAACKGITNGSISDVIEIDAASNNGVDEIRDIRDKVKFAPSAVTYKVYIIDEVHMLSIGAFNALLKTLEEPPAHCIFILATTEPHKIPLTIISRCQRFDFKRITSQAIVGRMKIIVDAEQLKVEEGALDIIASAADGGMRDALSLLDQAVSFSGDELAVDDALLITGAVSQHYIGKLASALHRKQVSEALETLNELLQQGKDAAKLIEDMIFYFRDMLLYQAAPDLEGVLEKVKVDEMFRDLSGEIPAPALYEMIDILNKSHQEMKWTNHPRIFFEVAVVKICQTAQQSGADIPEVGMLMNKIQQLEQEVERLKTSGVKVQAESAPKEAPRPQKGGKSHYKAPVGRIHEILKEATRPDLEQLKSSWGKLLAHLKQQNKVSHAALLNDSEPVAAAQKAFVLKFKYEIHCKMVAEDNNGVRTNLEQILESMLGKRMDLIGVPEAQWGKIREEFLNDHQQESEGSNEPAEEDPLIAEAKKLVGADLIEIKD; encoded by the coding sequence GTGGGTTACCAAGCTTTATATCGAGTATTTAGGCCTCAGCAGTTTGAAGATGTGGTCGGACAGGAACACATTACGAAAACGCTGCAAAATGCCCTTTTGCAAAAGAAATTTTCTCATGCATATCTGTTTTCTGGACCACGAGGAACGGGAAAAACCAGTGCAGCTAAAATATTTGCGAAAGCAGTCAACTGTGAGCACGCCCCTGTAGAAGAACCGTGCAATGAATGCGCGGCGTGCAAGGGGATCACAAACGGCTCTATATCAGATGTGATCGAAATAGATGCGGCGTCGAATAACGGCGTAGACGAAATCCGCGACATCCGTGACAAAGTAAAATTCGCCCCGTCGGCCGTCACTTACAAGGTATATATTATAGATGAGGTGCATATGCTCTCTATCGGCGCATTCAACGCGCTTCTGAAAACGCTGGAAGAACCGCCGGCACATTGCATTTTCATATTAGCTACGACTGAGCCTCATAAGATTCCTTTAACCATTATCTCCAGATGTCAGCGTTTTGACTTCAAACGGATTACATCCCAAGCAATTGTCGGACGAATGAAGATAATCGTCGATGCAGAGCAGCTGAAGGTGGAAGAAGGCGCCCTTGATATCATAGCGAGTGCTGCGGACGGGGGAATGAGGGACGCGCTGAGCCTGCTCGATCAAGCCGTATCATTCAGCGGCGATGAGCTGGCGGTGGATGACGCATTGCTCATTACCGGGGCCGTTTCCCAGCACTATATTGGAAAACTGGCATCCGCTCTTCACCGCAAACAGGTTTCCGAGGCGTTGGAAACACTGAATGAATTACTCCAGCAGGGGAAAGATGCGGCCAAACTGATTGAAGATATGATCTTTTATTTCAGGGATATGCTCTTGTACCAGGCTGCTCCCGATTTAGAAGGAGTCCTGGAGAAGGTGAAGGTCGATGAAATGTTCCGGGATCTGAGCGGTGAAATACCGGCCCCCGCTTTATATGAGATGATTGATATCCTGAATAAAAGCCATCAGGAAATGAAGTGGACGAACCACCCAAGAATCTTTTTTGAAGTGGCTGTCGTGAAAATATGCCAGACGGCGCAGCAGTCCGGCGCAGACATCCCTGAGGTCGGCATGCTGATGAATAAGATCCAGCAGCTTGAGCAGGAAGTGGAAAGGCTGAAAACCTCCGGTGTGAAAGTTCAGGCGGAAAGCGCTCCGAAAGAAGCCCCGCGTCCTCAAAAAGGCGGAAAAAGCCATTACAAAGCTCCGGTCGGACGAATCCATGAAATATTGAAGGAAGCCACAAGACCTGACCTTGAACAGCTTAAAAGCAGCTGGGGCAAGCTGCTGGCACACCTGAAACAGCAGAATAAGGTGTCCCATGCGGCTCTTTTGAATGACAGTGAACCGGTGGCCGCTGCCCAGAAGGCATTTGTGCTTAAATTTAAATACGAAATCCATTGTAAAATGGTTGCCGAAGACAATAACGGAGTCCGTACGAATCTTGAACAGATTCTCGAATCAATGCTCGGGAAAAGAATGGATTTGATTGGCGTTCCGGAAGCACAATGGGGTAAAATAAGAGAAGAATTTTTAAATGATCATCAGCAGGAAAGTGAAGGATCAAACGAACCGGCTGAAGAAGATCCGCTTATTGCAGAGGCGAAAAAACTTGTCGGAGCGGATTTAATCGAAATAAAAGACTAA
- a CDS encoding YbaB/EbfC family nucleoid-associated protein, giving the protein MRGGMGNMQKMMKQMQKMQKDMAKAQEELAEKVLEGTAGGGMVTVKVNGQKEVVDVAIKEEVVDPEDIEMLQDLVLAATNDALKKVDDMTNETMGQFTKGMNIPGLF; this is encoded by the coding sequence ATGCGTGGCGGAATGGGAAACATGCAAAAAATGATGAAACAGATGCAAAAAATGCAAAAGGATATGGCTAAGGCTCAGGAGGAGCTTGCTGAAAAAGTGCTTGAAGGCACAGCGGGCGGCGGAATGGTGACTGTAAAGGTTAACGGTCAAAAAGAAGTTGTAGACGTTGCGATTAAAGAAGAAGTTGTTGATCCGGAAGACATCGAAATGCTTCAGGACCTGGTTCTTGCTGCGACAAACGACGCCCTCAAAAAAGTGGATGACATGACGAATGAGACAATGGGACAATTTACAAAAGGAATGAACATACCGGGTTTATTCTAG
- the recR gene encoding recombination protein RecR has product MQYPEPISKLIDSFMKLPGIGPKTAVRLAFFVLGMKEDTVLDFAKALVNAKRNLTYCSICGHITDQDPCYICEDTRRDKSVICVVQDPKDVIAMEKMKEYNGQYHVLHGAISPMDGIGPEDIKIPELLKRLQDDQVTEVILATNPNIEGEATAMYISRLLKPSGIKLSRIAHGLPVGGDLEYADEVTLSKALEGRREL; this is encoded by the coding sequence ATGCAGTATCCTGAACCAATATCAAAGCTGATTGACAGCTTTATGAAATTGCCAGGGATCGGACCGAAAACAGCGGTTCGTCTGGCTTTTTTTGTTCTAGGTATGAAAGAAGACACAGTATTGGATTTTGCTAAGGCGCTTGTCAATGCGAAGCGGAATCTGACATATTGCTCGATTTGCGGACATATTACAGATCAGGACCCTTGTTATATATGCGAGGATACAAGAAGAGATAAGTCTGTTATTTGTGTCGTGCAGGACCCTAAAGATGTTATTGCAATGGAGAAAATGAAGGAATATAACGGCCAGTATCATGTGCTTCACGGCGCGATTTCTCCAATGGACGGCATCGGCCCGGAGGATATTAAGATTCCGGAACTGCTGAAGCGCCTTCAGGATGACCAAGTGACAGAAGTTATTCTCGCAACCAACCCTAATATTGAAGGGGAAGCAACAGCGATGTATATATCGAGGCTGTTAAAGCCCTCAGGCATCAAGCTCTCCCGTATTGCCCACGGCCTGCCCGTCGGCGGCGATTTGGAATATGCTGATGAGGTCACTCTTTCAAAAGCGCTTGAAGGAAGACGTGAATTGTAA
- a CDS encoding YaaL family protein encodes MGFLRRNTLRKEFDEKLIEQLFKQKEEWNRQKSLVDKSLEPSAEVLFELKVAESKYFFYLKEAKQRNLKMSRWK; translated from the coding sequence ATGGGTTTTCTTCGCAGAAATACATTAAGAAAAGAGTTTGACGAAAAGCTGATTGAACAGCTCTTTAAACAAAAGGAAGAATGGAACAGACAGAAGAGTCTGGTCGATAAAAGTCTTGAGCCCTCGGCTGAGGTGCTGTTTGAGCTGAAAGTCGCTGAATCTAAGTATTTTTTTTATTTGAAAGAAGCGAAGCAGCGGAATTTAAAAATGAGCAGGTGGAAGTAA
- a CDS encoding pro-sigmaK processing inhibitor BofA family protein, with product MEPFFIIGLIVGLVALLFLWGVSPKPVRWIGLTAIKFIAGAILLVGVNLFGGSLGIHIPVNLVTTGVSGILGIPGIAALIVIKRFII from the coding sequence ATGGAGCCTTTTTTCATTATCGGTTTAATTGTCGGTCTGGTTGCTTTGCTTTTTTTATGGGGAGTATCTCCAAAGCCAGTAAGATGGATTGGTTTGACTGCCATTAAGTTTATTGCTGGTGCGATTCTTCTGGTGGGTGTGAATTTGTTCGGCGGGAGTCTCGGCATTCATATTCCTGTTAATCTGGTTACAACCGGTGTCAGCGGGATTTTAGGAATCCCCGGCATCGCTGCTTTAATCGTCATTAAACGCTTCATCATTTAA
- a CDS encoding sigma factor G inhibitor Gin, which translates to MNETSSHEETCIVCETKKSRGIHIYTKFICLESEKKVVSTSTSDPNYEFFVRKLKALHTPTLYS; encoded by the coding sequence ATGAATGAAACGTCCAGCCATGAAGAAACATGCATTGTGTGTGAAACCAAAAAAAGCAGGGGTATCCATATTTATACGAAATTTATATGTTTAGAGTCTGAGAAGAAAGTAGTTTCCACTTCAACCTCTGATCCGAATTATGAGTTTTTCGTTCGCAAACTGAAAGCCCTTCATACACCGACGTTATATTCTTAA
- a CDS encoding 5-bromo-4-chloroindolyl phosphate hydrolysis family protein — MKPFIQYMKWTLCGSAVFVLAGIAVFTIGHQPFLYSLLYGAAGGAAVGAAGLWNAKRLFLKKHRLTRKEYAYIKENLEEARDKIIRLRRALFRSRSIQMLKQNAEILRITRRIYVLTKQEPKRFYQAERFYYQTLDSVAELTEKYVLLSSQPRKNKDLSMSLSETRMTLAELSRRLEEDLHELMKEDIDDLHFELDMAKHSLRK; from the coding sequence ATGAAACCGTTTATTCAATATATGAAATGGACGCTTTGCGGCAGCGCGGTTTTTGTATTAGCGGGGATAGCCGTCTTTACGATAGGGCATCAGCCTTTTCTCTATTCGCTATTATATGGGGCAGCCGGCGGAGCGGCAGTCGGTGCGGCCGGGCTTTGGAATGCGAAGCGTCTCTTTTTAAAGAAACACCGGCTGACAAGAAAAGAATATGCTTATATCAAGGAAAATCTTGAGGAAGCTAGAGATAAAATCATCCGATTACGGAGAGCGCTTTTTCGCTCTAGAAGTATACAAATGCTGAAGCAGAATGCAGAGATACTGCGGATAACGCGGCGAATATATGTGCTTACAAAGCAAGAGCCGAAGCGCTTTTACCAGGCAGAGCGATTCTATTACCAAACGCTAGATTCCGTTGCGGAACTAACGGAAAAGTATGTTCTGCTCTCATCACAGCCGCGGAAAAATAAAGATTTATCAATGTCCTTGAGTGAGACGAGGATGACTCTTGCGGAGCTTTCCAGAAGGCTGGAAGAGGACCTTCATGAACTGATGAAAGAAGACATCGACGATCTGCACTTTGAATTAGATATGGCAAAGCATTCATTGAGAAAATAA